From one Leptospira paudalimensis genomic stretch:
- a CDS encoding Spy/CpxP family protein refolding chaperone — MISLKKALKITTTVGLVSVMAFAFGNCRGHKDFEKRIEWVTSKLTSKLDLDDAQKAKLESIKAELIAKHKEMKPKHESWAKELATQIRSEKIDTKYLDKMSAERETRHQEMRKFFQTKLVEFHAVLKPEQREKFAELVEKFASRHQSPEE; from the coding sequence ATGATCTCTCTTAAAAAAGCCCTCAAAATCACAACGACAGTTGGTCTTGTATCGGTTATGGCGTTTGCCTTTGGAAATTGCCGTGGTCACAAAGACTTTGAAAAACGTATCGAATGGGTGACATCTAAACTCACTTCAAAATTAGATTTAGACGATGCTCAGAAAGCAAAACTAGAAAGTATCAAAGCAGAACTCATCGCCAAACACAAAGAGATGAAACCAAAACATGAATCTTGGGCCAAAGAATTGGCAACTCAGATTCGTTCTGAAAAAATTGATACCAAGTATCTCGACAAAATGAGTGCAGAAAGAGAAACACGCCACCAAGAAATGCGTAAGTTTTTCCAAACAAAACTTGTTGAGTTCCATGCAGTTTTAAAACCAGAACAAAGGGAAAAATTTGCAGAACTCGTAGAAAAATTTGCATCTCGTCACCAATCACCTGAAGAGTAA
- a CDS encoding TIGR04452 family lipoprotein, with protein sequence MLKKLLLGAIALSFTNCLVLNPLGATIDREKGSVAAGRITDAAIQTDLVNSTLLAGRPAISLITLLASDIAKIESDKYYVKADVDQCIDDITGFKGFVLGSLITNIISCQDLKTDGYITGDPFPSF encoded by the coding sequence ATGTTAAAAAAATTGCTTTTAGGTGCCATCGCACTTTCTTTCACCAACTGTTTGGTTTTAAATCCACTTGGTGCAACAATTGATAGGGAAAAAGGTTCTGTCGCTGCGGGTCGAATCACGGATGCAGCCATCCAAACCGATTTGGTTAATTCAACTCTATTGGCAGGAAGACCTGCGATTTCACTTATCACATTACTCGCTTCCGATATTGCAAAAATTGAATCAGATAAATATTATGTAAAAGCAGATGTTGATCAATGCATCGATGACATTACTGGATTCAAAGGTTTTGTACTTGGATCTTTGATCACAAATATTATATCCTGCCAGGATTTGAAAACAGATGGATATATTACTGGAGATCCGTTCCCAAGCTTCTAA
- a CDS encoding SH3 domain-containing protein, which translates to MLKYISISLLFLSPMVLLPCEPFVTKVLSPIDHSSKDKSFSEFKVKFLKTLKSKDRKSLESFLDKDIHFTFGPETGKKEFLKSFQLTEKPNDSDFWNLMNDTIQLGLRQNAEGQMVAPYFFETFPSDYDPFSHYLIIGKNVNVREDASKESKVIAQLSYQIVKSEADDLDGRRLEKESNCNWKKICTPQGKAGFVCDRFIRSPLDYRAFFEKKNGQWYLTTFIVGD; encoded by the coding sequence ATGTTGAAGTACATTTCTATTTCCCTTCTTTTCCTTTCTCCTATGGTCCTTTTGCCATGTGAACCTTTTGTTACGAAAGTTTTGTCACCTATCGACCATTCATCGAAAGACAAAAGTTTTTCGGAATTCAAAGTCAAATTTTTAAAAACCTTAAAATCAAAAGATCGAAAATCCTTAGAATCTTTTTTGGACAAAGACATCCATTTTACGTTTGGTCCAGAAACTGGCAAAAAAGAATTTTTAAAATCATTCCAACTGACAGAAAAACCGAATGATTCTGATTTTTGGAATTTAATGAACGATACGATCCAGTTAGGTTTACGTCAAAATGCGGAAGGCCAAATGGTAGCTCCTTATTTTTTTGAAACATTCCCAAGTGATTATGATCCCTTTTCGCATTATCTCATCATTGGTAAAAATGTAAATGTAAGAGAGGATGCATCAAAAGAATCAAAGGTGATTGCCCAACTCAGTTACCAAATTGTTAAGTCAGAGGCTGATGATTTGGATGGAAGGAGACTGGAAAAGGAAAGTAATTGTAATTGGAAAAAGATTTGTACACCTCAGGGAAAAGCCGGATTTGTTTGTGATCGATTCATCCGTAGTCCTCTCGACTACAGAGCTTTTTTCGAAAAAAAGAATGGGCAGTGGTATCTAACAACATTCATTGTTGGCGATTGA
- a CDS encoding aspartate ammonia-lyase, with amino-acid sequence MTETNFRMEHDLLGEREIPKHVYWGIHTLRALENYPITGKSIGTYPDLVCALAHIKKASALANLQLGLLPSEKSKWIVEACDQILNGKFHSEFVVDVIQGGAGTSTNMNANEVITNIALELAGHPKGDYTFLHPLNDVNMSQSTNDVYPSSIKLAAVFSIIGLLSALESLQVSFQKKSDEFKDILKIGRTQLQDAVPMTLGQEFSTYDVMLGEDISRLKEATSLIGEINLGATAIGTGINTDIRYSKIVTEILAKQTGFDLNAAPNLIEATQDTGAFVQLSGVLKRIATKLSKVCNDLRLLSSGPQGGFNEINLPAKAAGSSIMPGKVNPIIPEVVNQIAYEVIGNDITITMAAEAGQLQLNAFEPIIAHSLFKSIEHLTAGCKTLETNCVSGITANRKVLESRVKTSAGLATALNPYIGYENATLVAKRALAENRSVESIVLELGFLEETKLKEILRPDVLTSPHTL; translated from the coding sequence ATGACAGAAACAAATTTTCGGATGGAACATGACCTGCTTGGCGAAAGAGAAATTCCTAAGCATGTTTATTGGGGGATTCACACTTTAAGGGCACTTGAAAATTATCCCATTACGGGAAAGTCCATTGGCACGTATCCTGATTTAGTGTGTGCCCTCGCCCATATCAAAAAAGCGTCTGCATTGGCAAATCTACAATTAGGACTACTCCCTTCCGAAAAATCAAAATGGATTGTGGAAGCTTGTGATCAAATTTTAAATGGCAAATTCCATTCTGAGTTTGTAGTGGATGTCATCCAAGGTGGTGCAGGCACTTCCACAAATATGAATGCCAACGAAGTGATCACAAACATTGCTTTAGAATTAGCAGGCCATCCCAAGGGTGATTATACATTTCTCCACCCACTCAATGATGTCAATATGTCACAAAGTACGAATGATGTTTATCCTTCTTCTATCAAATTGGCTGCTGTGTTTTCTATCATCGGATTACTTTCTGCTCTAGAAAGTTTACAGGTTTCGTTTCAAAAAAAATCAGATGAATTCAAAGATATATTAAAAATTGGGAGAACTCAGTTACAAGATGCAGTGCCAATGACCTTAGGCCAAGAATTCTCAACATACGATGTAATGTTAGGTGAAGACATTTCCCGATTAAAAGAAGCAACTTCCCTCATAGGTGAAATTAATTTAGGAGCAACTGCAATCGGCACAGGAATCAATACTGACATTCGTTATTCGAAAATCGTAACTGAAATCCTGGCAAAACAAACGGGGTTTGATTTAAATGCAGCTCCAAATTTGATCGAAGCAACACAAGACACAGGTGCTTTTGTCCAATTATCTGGAGTATTAAAACGAATCGCTACCAAACTGTCAAAAGTATGTAACGATTTACGATTACTCTCGAGTGGCCCACAAGGTGGATTTAATGAAATCAATTTACCAGCAAAGGCTGCGGGTTCCTCCATCATGCCAGGCAAAGTGAATCCTATCATCCCGGAAGTGGTGAATCAAATTGCTTATGAAGTGATTGGAAATGATATCACAATCACTATGGCAGCAGAAGCAGGACAATTACAATTGAATGCATTTGAGCCAATCATTGCTCATAGTTTATTCAAAAGTATCGAGCACCTAACGGCCGGTTGTAAAACTTTGGAAACTAATTGTGTTTCAGGAATCACTGCAAATCGAAAAGTTCTTGAATCCAGAGTCAAAACATCAGCAGGTCTTGCGACTGCTCTCAATCCATACATTGGGTATGAAAATGCAACCTTAGTCGCCAAACGAGCTCTTGCCGAAAATCGATCTGTGGAATCCATAGTCCTTGAACTTGGATTCTTGGAAGAAACAAAACTAAAAGAAATACTTAGACCAGATGTTTTAACCTCTCCACATACCTTATAA